A window of the Hordeum vulgare subsp. vulgare chromosome 5H, MorexV3_pseudomolecules_assembly, whole genome shotgun sequence genome harbors these coding sequences:
- the LOC123400160 gene encoding uncharacterized protein LOC123400160 — translation MGCGKKRAALASLFGFKNQRQEEEEPTAASRHQQQLAAPQLGYRHHRVRPSDDDDYTRHWYAERDIDRKASEFINKVHRRMLDNEQDG, via the coding sequence ATGGGAtgtgggaagaagagggcagcgcTTGCGTCCCTGTTCGGGTTCAAGAACCagaggcaggaggaggaggagcccacGGCGGCGAGTCGGCACCAGCAGCAGCTGGCGGCGCCGCAGTTGGGGTACCGGCATCACAGGGTGCGGCcgagcgacgacgacgactacacccGGCATTGGTACGCCGAACGCGACATCGACCGGAAGGCCTCCGAGTTCATCAACAAGGTCCACCGCCGGATGCTCGACAACGAGCAAGACGGATAG